A stretch of the Lolium perenne isolate Kyuss_39 chromosome 3, Kyuss_2.0, whole genome shotgun sequence genome encodes the following:
- the LOC127338406 gene encoding protein MIZU-KUSSEI 1 has product MTQPPRRPTATAENVFLGATSKPSPRPDTATDIPTFLHPPPPPPPQKNQNGSSKHRSRPARLMRSVRAAFRSFPILPAPSCRGIPSLPHLPSLNGAVRFHGSTRTTGTLYGRRRSRITIAFHDSPGSPPVLLLEMCVPTAKFIQDVSAAGMVRVTLECDKKQQQQQYQNAGEAALPLRRLLDEPTWAAEVNGESVGYASRREPTEEDERVMRLLHATSMGAGVLPDDMADPANGELTYMRAHFDRVVGSKDSETYYMHNLEGTATGPELTIFFVRN; this is encoded by the coding sequence ATGACACAGCCTCCCCGGCGACCCACAGCGACCGCCGAGAACGTCTTCCTCGGCGCTACGTCCAAACCCAGCCCGCGGCCCGACACGGCCACCGACATCCCCACCTTCCTGCACccgcctcccccgccgccgccgcagaagAACCAGAACGGGTCGTCCAAGCACCGGTCGCGCCCCGCCCGCCTCATGCGGTCGGTGCGCGCCGCGTTCCGCTCGTTCCCGATCCTCCCGGCGCCGTCCTGCCGCGGGATTCCCTCGCTGCCCCACCTCCCGAGCCTCAACGGCGCCGTCAGGTTCCACGGCTCCACGCGCACCACGGGGACGCTGTACGGACGCCGCCGATCGCGCATCACCATCGCCTTCCACGACAGCCCGGGCAGCCCGCCGGTGCTGCTGCTGGAGATGTGCGTGCCCACGGCAAAGTTCATCCAGGACGTCAGCGCGGCCGGCATGGTGCGAGTCACGCTCGAGTGCGACaagaagcagcagcagcagcagtacCAGAACGCGGGTGAGGCGGCGCTGCCGCTGCGGCGTCTGCTGGACGAGCCGACCTGGGCGGCAGAGGTAAACGGCGAGAGCGTCGGGTACGCGTCGCGCAGGGAACCGACGGAGGAGGACGAGCGGGTGATGCGGCTGCTGCATGCCACGTCCATGGGTGCCGGCGTGCTGCCGGACGACATGGCCGACCCGGCCAACGGCGagctcacatacatgcgcgcgcacTTCGACCGTGTCGTGGGATCCAAGGACTCTGAGACGTACTACATGCACAACCTGGAGGGCACCGCCACTGGGCcggagctcaccatcttctttgtTAGGAATTGA